GCGGCGATCGGGCAACTGCAAAAACTCGTGGCCGACGAGCCGCGCGTGCTGAGCGGCTCGACGCTGGCACCGGTGGTGTCGGTTGCCGACTATCCGGCGAATGGCGGCGCGACGTTGCGGATCGCTGCGTGGGTCAGGTCGCCGGATGCGTCGTTGGCGAGCGGCGATCTGCATCAGAGGGCGCAGGCTGTGTTGGAGCAGGCGGGGTGTGAGGTGGCGGTTTAGGGGTTCGTGCTCGGGCCATGACAGACGGCCTCGACGCGATTGCCAGCCGGGTCGGCCAGAAATGCCGCGTAATAGTCGCGGTGATAGTGAGGCCTCAAGCCGGGCTCTCCGTCGGATTTGCCTCCAGTCGAGAGTCCTGCTTTGAAGAATGCATCGACATGATCGCGCGACGGCGCTTTGAAGCACCAGTGGCGCCTGTTTTCTGTGATGTCGCCTGGATCGAGGTAGACGGCCAGATAGGTCGATGTTGTGTCGTCGGTCGTGCAACGCTCGCCATACCCTAAGGCAGTGGGGCGGTCGTAGACTTTGTTCGCGCCGAGAGCCGTCATGATGGCATCGTAGAAGCGGCGCGCTGCCTCGATGTCAGGTACACCGATCGATACGTGGTCAAGAAGCTGCATTGCACGTTCTCCTATTGAATTTGCACTGAGTTTATACGCGCGACTTGCTCCGTCGAGCGGCTGGAAAGGTAATAGACCGGCGGTACGGTCGCTGCCCGCGAGCATCCGCGCTACGGGCGCGAAAAACCGCAGTATTCCTGCGGGCGCTTTTTTTCCGTTTCGTCGAGAGCCGTGGCGATTTTGGGCGGTCGCCCATGTACGGACTGCCTGTCGCACGGTAATTATCTGACTGCTGTCAACCCCGGCAGCGACTTCAGATAGACCATCGACACACCCATGTCCCTGTCCGTATTTGAAATGCACTCCGTGGAGCTGTCCTGCCAGCGGCCACCGGGGGCCTGTTATGTCATCTGCGACGAATGGCACTATAAGGCGTGCCTCGGCAAGGCCGCAGACCTTCAGAGGGCCAAGGCGGAGACCCGGGAGTTTCTTGACATTGCCGAACTGAATCACAGGGCGTGGCAGGAGGACCGGAAACTGGTCAGGAATCTCATTGGCAGTCACTGGCTGTTTTTTCATCGCGTACGTGACCGCAACCCTGACACCGATGGCTGGTGGGTCATCGGTGCGCTTCTCGAAGAGGTGCGCCGGGGTGCCCTGCTTGCCATTAAAGGTCCGCGTAATGGCCTGTTTCCGTCACCGTACAGCAGCGCGCCGTTGAGGAATATCGCAGCGAGGGCCGGTAATCGCCCGGACGGCGAACCCATTCTGTCTGTGCAGTACGATCCGGCCACCTGGCAAACCCAACTGAACGCTGCCCGCGCAGCCAGGGCTGGCGATAGACGCGCATCAACGCGGCTCGGCGACGCGCAGCCGTTCGAGTATGTGCCTGATGCGTTGAGCGGCGATGTCGTTGAACTCGCCGCGAGCACGAACAACCCAAACTACGCGGCGAAGATGCTGGGGTATGACCGCAAGACGTTTGGGGCTATCTTGCACAGGTTCAAGCCAGGCAATGGCTTGGGGCCAGCCGATAACGTCATCTGGCATGACAACGGCGACGTGTACTTTAATGGTAACCACATCGGAAATTTTCATGACTGGGCAAACTGAGGCCGCTCCAATGGCAGATCACCAACTCGCGCACGCGACCTTTTACATATCCGGCGACTCATTGGAGCCAGCCTTTTGGACGGCGTATTTCGACATCGAGCCGGATACAGCGATTACCAAGGGACAGCCGTTCACCACACCGTCTGGGCGACCGAGCAGCGCGCCGGGCCGCGTTGGCCTTTGGGGCGTGCGCAGTGAGGGCGCAGTTCGTAGCGATTCACTTGAGCCGCATTTGCGTTACCTGATTGGGCGCCTGAATCTGCCGAGAGCGGAACTTGGCCAACAGCTCGCAGACAAGGGACTTCGGATGCGCTTCTTCTGTTACTGGTACAACGAGAGCGGCGACCGCGTGCCCGATGTGCCCGACGATATCCGCGTGATGATGGAAGCGATGGGCGGCACGGTCGAGATTGACGAGTACCGATAGCGCGGCGTGAGCCCGCCCAAACGCAAAAGCTGACCCTCGTAAGGTCGGTTTTCGTGCCCGTCTTTCCCGGCTGCCAGTTCGACGCCGGACTCGAAATCTGGCGTCGCGATCGCGATGCGCTGCGTCTGGCCGTTGGGCTGCGAAGCGAGCCAGTAGCCGCCCGCCTTGGCCCCGCCTGCGAGCGCCGACTTGCGGCCGTCATCGTCGATCATTTCGAGGCTGGTGAGCTGGCTGTTGCGCTCGATGCGGGCAATCAGCACGCGGCCCGCCAGTTTCTTGCCTGAAGCCTTGCGCGCAGCCGCTCAGCCTCCGCAACTTTGCTTGTCGCGCTCGATGTCGGGCGGAATCGCGGCGGGCGCCGCCTCGATGCGTTGCTGTTCATCCATGATTTCGCTCATTGCGTGCGCGCCTCCCGCGAGCGCAACTCGCGTTCATTTCCTGTCCCATCGCCGCCGAGCAGACGATGGGCTGTGTCACCTTGATTCCGTTTTCACGCATGGCTGAACTCCTGCGCGCTCGAGCTCGCGCTTGAGGGCTGCGAGAATGCAAGCAGCTTCCGCGCGGATCAACTCAGGGTCGACGCTGCGCGAGTCGAAGGCGCAGCGCGGCTGTATTGGGGAGTTGGCGCACAGTTCCAGAGGTGCCCACGGCTCGTAGGTAGTGGAATAGTCGGTGCCGCGCAGGGGTCACGCTGGCGTTCGCAACTGGCGGCCAGCGCATCAATAACCACGTCGGCCTTGGCGTCGATGTCTTCAGGCGAGACAAGCCGCGTGTCGACGGCGTGCGCAAAGCGATAGGGCCACGCGACCGACACCGCTACAACGGCCGCGCATTGACCCGGACGCGCGAATGATCCGGCACGATCCTCACATCAAAACAACGTCATACTATTCCATTTTGCGGGTGCCGATCGTTATCCAGTAAGGGTTTCGCGGCATTTTCCTGCGCGCGTGCTGTGGGTTATCAACCGGCAGCGCGACAGCCTCGAACTGCTTCTGAAGTTCGGTGCGACGTTCCCAGGTGCGATCACGCATGTGGTGCGCAACGGCTATTTCGGTACGCGGGAAAAATTCACCCTGTACCGGGATTCGCAATTGCGAAAGGCCGTCGAGGCGCAGGTCCGGTCGCTGGATTTTCCCGATCTCGCAGACCGCGTCGCGGATGAACTTCGCAGTCAGCGGCTGTCGATACGCAAGGCGGCAGAAACGATGCATATTGGCGAACGGGCCGAACTGCTGCGCTGGCGCGCGCTGTATAGCACGATGTTCGCCGCGGTGTGCCGGTGATGCCACGTTTCATGCAGCTGCATTGATAACGTGCAAACATCAATGCTTCGAAAAAATGCACTTATCGCGTGGCTCCATTTGCGTGAGTATCAGTACTCAAGATTCCAGCGAGATTGGAACGAAAGTAAAACGCATCGGAGACAAGCCTACGTACAACGCAAGGCGCACCTGGGGCGGCTAACGATCGCCCCTTGGGCCGGGTCGTCTCGAGCCTCAGCCGGTTCGAGCACCGGACAATTCAACACACATCAGCAACGCATTCCGAACGCCATCGGCGTCACGGCCGCTTGTCACGCCTGGCGCTTTCGCCAAACGACCAATCCGAACACCCGTTTCTTTCTATATCGCTATGCCC
Above is a window of Paraburkholderia sprentiae WSM5005 DNA encoding:
- a CDS encoding VOC family protein gives rise to the protein MQLLDHVSIGVPDIEAARRFYDAIMTALGANKVYDRPTALGYGERCTTDDTTSTYLAVYLDPGDITENRRHWCFKAPSRDHVDAFFKAGLSTGGKSDGEPGLRPHYHRDYYAAFLADPAGNRVEAVCHGPSTNP
- a CDS encoding DUF4279 domain-containing protein, translated to MADHQLAHATFYISGDSLEPAFWTAYFDIEPDTAITKGQPFTTPSGRPSSAPGRVGLWGVRSEGAVRSDSLEPHLRYLIGRLNLPRAELGQQLADKGLRMRFFCYWYNESGDRVPDVPDDIRVMMEAMGGTVEIDEYR